The Balaenoptera musculus isolate JJ_BM4_2016_0621 chromosome 6, mBalMus1.pri.v3, whole genome shotgun sequence nucleotide sequence TGACCTCCGGGTCCGTCTACGACTTTGGGCGGGACTCTTGGCCATGAGAGGAAAGGATGGAGGGGGGAGCCAGGGACGCAGGTGACGTGAAAGTGTTTGTTCCTTCATTACCCGGCCAGGCTGAGGTCCAGGCAGTGTTCTCTGATGGAGCTGTCTCTCTGCACACGAGGAGTCTCAAATACGGGAAAGTAAGTTGGGCTCTGGCTGTTCTCATTTGCTGACTGAGACTTCAAATCCATTTCCCAATCCCCAGTGCTCTCTGGAATTCTGACCTAAAGCCCCCCAGAAGTCAAGCCTTATCAGGCTGGCAGCCTACACACTGATTCACACAGTCAAGGGCCGGTAGCATCATAAAGGATGACAATTCTTAACCCTTTTTCTACGGAGGAGATTGTTCTGGCAGAAGAGCCCCTATGACCCTGgaccccaggccctgcagccctGCTGTCTCTGCTCTCTCCCAAGGGGCGTGGCAGCTTTGCATTGCATTTGTGCTGAGAACAAAGGGAGGTCATGTACTGATGAAGTAGGATGGCCTCAGCCCTTAGACACATGTCCAGTCAATAAAATGGATATTATTGTTAGGAAAGATGGGCTTGTCACTTGAGCCTCTAAATGAAATTTTACCACTTTTCTTATTTAAGGTGACAGTATGGaggctatttatttttttaatgacagcatACTTTCCAAAACAAATTATGATTTATCAGTCTCTTGCCTTTCTCTGGGTGAACGTTCTCATTTTCTGAGTGGAACAAAAACCTCTGTCCTCAGTGGAGTGGCTACAGCCAATCATGCTCACATCCTTGAAGCAGGAGAGGAAACAGCTGCACTGCACGTGCTAACCTTCGTGGGCCCGGGTCCTGTAATAGACGCCCCCTCAGTGGGATGTGGGCCTTGAGCTGACCTGCCGGGACCAGGGATGGATTTGCACTCAGCCTAGGCCAGTCGCCTTGTCCAATGGCGTATCTCGTGGGCAGGATGGGTGGTTGGGGTCGAGGTGGAACAGAATAATGCTCCTTGACCCACAGGAGGCTCGAGCCCACGTCCTCATTGGCTCCAGCTTCTCTAACAGCTGTGGCACCAGCCCTGGATTAGAATGTGAAGACGactgcaaaggaaaataaatggtaGAGAAGAGATGGAAAGTTACCTTCTGTTGGGATATGTAAACAACTTAATGCATCCGGAAGTGTTCTCTGTATTTACTATGTATGTGCATGTAGGGGCAGTTATCAACAGGAAGGACCCTGATTCCAGTCTAACTAGGATATATCCTGTACTCTGCTTTTAAGTTACCTCACTGATGACCCTACAGTGACTGAATTTACGATATACTTTTTTAGCTAGGCCAGGGCGTTTTGGTTCAGGTCTCCCCCTCCTTGGTGAAACGGCAGAAGACTCACTTCCATGACTTGCCATGCGGTGCCTCAGTGATTCTGGGCAACAACGGCTTCATCTGGATCTACCCAACACCTGAGCACAAAGAAGAGGATGCAGGGGGCTTCACTGCAAACCTGGAGGTGAGTAAACGCCATTGTCACTGTTGGGATGGAGCGGCACTTAGTCGGTGCTGTGCTTCTGTGGCGGGTGGGGACGCTCTCTATCTATCTGCCGCATTGCTATAGTTTGAGTTGGTTTGAATTTCCATCGAAACATTGTGTCGCCCTCTCTTGTTCTAAAGAGATGAAATCAGCCCCTGGTTTGATCTTTGTTGGCAGAGATGGCAAAGTTGCAGGGTAATAGCCCAAGAGCCACTGAAGAAGCCGTCCTTTTTAATCTCCCTTGGAGTTAGCTGTTTGATTGGTTTGGAGTCCCAGAGTGATACTGCCTCAGTTATAAATGATTCCCGGGATTTGCTGTAACCATTCGCTTCTTTTGGTCCTGATTCtatttccctccccttccccttggcatcCCCTGGTAGCCTGTCTCCCTTGCTGATCGAGAGGTGATCTCCCGGCTTCGGAACTGCATCATCTCGCTGGCAACTCAGAGAATGCTGCTGTATGATACCAGTATCCTGTATTGCTATGAAGCATCCCTTCCACATCAGGTACTCTACCCGGGGCTTCCCTTTTCCTTGTTGATCTGGGAGCAGCCTTAAGTGTCATCTGCTCCATGTTTCCTCAGACAGCAGGCACGTCTCCCACATACCTTAACCACGTCCATCGGTGTGAACTGATCTGGTGGACAGCCTTGTTGAGTGTCTGGAGAGCTTTCGCCGAGTTGCTAGTAATATTCTCAATGTCTAATGTCAGTGTAAGGATTTGTGGGCCTTTGGAGGTGCCAGGTGGGGCTAATTTACAATAGCGACCCCCTGGACTTCATCTTGCCCATCCCAAGTTTTAGCTGTCTTTCTAGTGACTGCCAGAGTCACATCTTTGTTCTTGTCAGCTGTATCCCATAGAATCTTGCTGATTTATTAAGCTGGTTCTAGCAGATCATATCTTGCAAATACTTAGCCTCTGATAcatgaaaggaaaacagaaggtTCATGTTAACCATGCTTGGTTTCTGCATTTGGATTGGCTTGATGGTGTGCTTATTGATTGAACAAgtaccttttttcctttctttttcagatcaAAGACATCTTAAAGCCAGAAATAATGGAGGAAATTGTGATGGAAACACGCCAGAGGCTTTTAGAACAGGAGGGATAAGGAGAGGCACCTGAAGGACAGGACTGTGTGTACCTGACCGGAGCAGTCCTTGAAAGTGAACAGTTTGCTTGGTGGTCCCCATGTGCAGCTCAGTGAAGACCTGGGGAGCTCATCACTTTACCTACAAGGGGCCGCCTCCACCCTCAAGACCTGCTTTCTCCTGTTTTAAGGCAAAGCCTGGGGGAAGGTGAACAGCACTGCCGGCCCCTTGGGTTGACCACAGAGTTTTGGTACTAGGGGTAGTTTCAGGCCTTAAAAGCACTCAGTGTTTCAGCCGAGTGGACTCCTATCCTGGAATAATACAAGGAATCTTTTGTCCTGTATTTACCATCAACTCACCAGGCACAATGCCCCATGAAATTGCCTGTATAAAAAACATGGCCTCCCTGACCCCCAAATTGTCTGTTTTGGCCTCCATTCCCACCTCCTCTACAGCGCGAGTACAGCACTGAAGAATATAGTTGGTAAAGTTAACCCAAGAatcaaatggaagaataaagcaACCAAGCAGCCTTTGGCTTGGTTGGAATCTTATTTCCCATTGCATGTTCCTCCTAGTGATAGATGCGAGTATATTCCCGCCAGGCTGCCTTAATCTGTCCTGCCTTCAAGGATGATTTGTAAGAAGTTCAATTATTgataaaagagaatgaatgttTTGGGTACTCtgataaacatgaaaacaaagtaagaaaaatggagatgggaaaagaaaaggtgTTTTCCTCCTACAATTGAAGGAGTAATGCATTAACTGTTCAATAATTCAGggttaaaaggtaaaaagaagcTGTTGAAGTTCTCAGTGGGAAAGGCTAGAATGTCTATGCATTGTTTTTCAGATGACTATCTAAAAATGATGCCCTGATTTGGGTTTTGGgaaacattcttttaaagtcAGTATTTGAGAGTGCTATTTGGTgaactatttttttatatttataaatgtggcATCACTGTTTCTGTTCTTGTGTTCTGTGTAATACTTGGGAGCTGAGTACAGTTGAAGGAAGGCTTGGGAGATAGGAATTCTTCTGACAGAGACCTAAGTACTCTACTCGGGTCACCTAGTAAAATTTAAACCTAGGACAGTTTCAGGAGTAAGGTGGAGCATTTGACAGTTTTGAAATATAGCTCAGCTCTTTCTTGTTAAATTGTATGTCTTTTCTTTATAACATTATTCAGacaaattttttctcatttttttttttctatcccaaGTGTATCACCTGTTTTGAGGAGTTTGCAGACAACTGAATACTGTATAGCCTATGTTGCAACTTTGGATTTGCTCCCTTGTTGTTTCTGAAACACATTCCAGGTTGTGTGCCCCTTAAGAGAAGGGAATGGGGAAGGATGGGAGCCTGCATCCCTGGTTTGGGTTGGTTTTGACCAGGACCATATGGAGGTTCGTTGGAAGTTTATCTTTCTCACTTGGTCTCCTAAGCTGCCAGCCTCTGCTGTTCATTCAGTATATTCTGAATAGTGATTACCTACTAAGTGGAAATATATAAAGGTCTGAAAGCACCTTTTGGTGATTATCCACTTTCTGTGGCCCACTAGAGGGTGCCCTTGTTAAGTGTAATTCCAgtaggtgttttttaaaaaaaaaaaagctgaagtttTTACATGGGTGCTGAATCCCGGTAGCAACTTGTGGGTTGCTTTGCTTTATAAACATGAGGACAAAATTAGACTGAACTGAATCACTTTTAATAGAATATATGAGCTTAAAGGGATTTATTCAAATTTGGCAACACTTATTTACTTCTGACTGTCAGGCATTTGCTGGGCTCAGGATTCTAGTTTTAAGTCCTTAAGAGTATCATTCTACAGTGTTATACAGTGCATctgtggaagaaaatattacagTCTGGGCTTGGGGTTCACCTAAAACTAGTGCCGTTGGCTTCTACCCAGACTTTAGGAAGCATAGTCTCAATCTTTGTGGGAAACAAGATCCCATTTGATCCTCATGATAACCTTGTAAAGTTTGATATGACCCCCATTTATAAATGAAAGCCATTCACAGAAGTAAAGTGACTTCATTAAAGCTCATTAGCAACTATGAATCAGTAGGTTTAAGCTCTAGAGAGGGGTCATAAAGCAACCCTTTAGAGAATGGGTTGGACTGATTGTGAAAGGTTATGGGGTCCAGAAATTTTATTTCCAGCATTGAGACCAATACTTGGTTTGGATTTTACTCATTTTACTTATTGCCTGTCCCTCCCATGTCTGCTCTGGGAGGACAAGGATGAATCCGTTTGTGTCCCCTCCTCAATTTTATCCCAGCACCTAGGACAATGGTACACAGGGGCTCAACAATGCTTGTGAATGAATTATTAGTTTAAGAAGTGTGGGTTAGTAAGAGTTCTGATTTGATTGCTCAATTTTAAGCTAAACTAGAGAGTGAAGAATGAAGATGTGTAGGAAATGATGAAAGCATTAAtaggaataaaaagcaaaattcaaagagaaagatTAGGGTGATAATCAGGATAAGAATGGGTGAGTAAAGGAAACAAAGTTGTTGAAGTTTGAAGAGTGATCTACAAGCCAGGACCAAGTCTGTCAGCCAGACTATTTAGTGATAGAGCAAAGCTAACCCAATTAACATCTAAATATGAATTCCACTTCTAAATTTGGGCACACATTTTCATATGCTTCACATTCAGTACCTCCAAGTGACTATTTTTTCTTCAAGCCAATGTCTATAAAATTAGCACCATTTCCCAATCCAGCAAAAGTACTTCTAAAATACACAACTCAGTAACTGAATGTACAACACCCGTAATGCAACTGGTTTCCCCCTACTGTCAGTAGCAACTTCTAAAAAATCAACTGTCTGACACTAAGTCAACAGTTACTTGATACTGAATGGTACAGTGGAAAAATCAAGGGCTTTGGAGCAGTATCAGTCTGGGCTCAAATAGTGACTTTGTCACATCACTAGGCcagtgaccttgagtaagtcacaTCTCattcggtttccccatctgtatatGGGGGAAAGCAATCCATGCCTCACTGGGCtagagtgaggattaaatgagaatacaGTTTATGAAAAGCATAACAGCATAGTATAGACTAGGCGTTGTGATGAGTGGATCCCGTTAGAAATGGGTATATCCGGAGGAGGTAGGTGCACTGCTCTGGGGAGACATGGAGTGAAGAACTGGGGACAAGGGTACATTTTAGCTGCATAAAATGGGTTATGGCAGGTGTGGGTTTGGTGTGTCCGGGTCATCGGCTAGCTCTGTAGGCCTACTCAACAATCTCGGCTAACATGTTTTCATGTAAATATGTGTACACCTCTGAAATTAGATTGTTTAATCTTCCCCCCCCCCAGAAGTTAACATACATCACTGTGTGAGTTTGAGATTAATCTCAAAGGTTCCTTCTCACCCAAACATCTACGATTGTGCTTGGTTTTGCCTCCGAAAGGTTCTTAAATGCTGTTTCTTTAATGGGTGAGCTTCCTGATACTCCAAAGAAAGAATTCGTTAGCAGAATGTAGGACGCTTTCCAGTTGTCTATTTTTCGTTAGTTCTAATATTTATGCTTCTTGGAGTAAAGGTGGAAGTCGGGGGTGAGGGACGGCGGTGAAGTCACCAAATACCTCGGTTTCCAGGGGCGAGCTAAATTTTCTCTCCTAAAGAGGCTCAAGGAAGTAATCCAACTCCAGTCTGGGGAAATCCAATCCGCAGATTTCCCCTTGCTTTGGTTCCTCGCCGGTCTTAACTACCCGCTCAGGGGAGCCATCGGCCAGCCCTACGCGAGGCCGGATAGAGtccaccggctcccaggagggcgGGACCGAAGCTCAGGAGCTGGGAGTAGAAGGCAAGTCCCCGGCGAGCGCTGACAGGGGCTGGCGCCGCAGGACCACAACTCCCAGCACGCCCTGCGGGCTACGCCGAAAGTGGTTGGCTGGGAGCTCTAGCCGTACTGTCCCTAACGGCCAATGGGATGCAGGAGAGTGATCTGACCCGGATTCTCGGGGACCAATGGCAGTACAGGGGAGGCGGGAGCTTCCTTACCACTCACCTTGCGCTcggaaaaaatacatttaacagGTCGTGCGGGGCTGGGCTCCGGAGGGCAGGAAGACTAGAGCCGAAAGGCGCGGCTGCGTCCCAGAAAGCGGTGCCGGGAGGGTCCCGCTCACCTCGCGGCGCGCACCGGACGTCActgggggcggggccggaggCGGGGCCTGGCCTCGTTGTGAGCGGCTCGTAATCCATCATGGCGGCCGCGGGGGTCGGTGACCGTCCCTGAACAGCGCTGGAGCCGGAGCCGGTTCCCGGGTCCTGCGGCTGAGGAGCCCTTCCGTTGTCCACGGCCCCTACCTGCGGGGGGAGGTCGGGTCCTGCGACGGAGCCCGGGGGATGTGACTGCCTGGCGGCGGCGGCCGTAGCAACGTccggggccgggggagggggtgtTTCGGGCAGAGACCCCCAGGCTCGGAGCAGCTGAGGCAGCCGGGCCTCCTCCCCCCTCTCCGCCCGCGACCCGCCTTCGGGGCCGCGAGAGTCTTTCGTCCCTTACAGCCCCGCCCCGGCTCTGGGACCCTCGGGGTGGTCTCTTTCCCCAGACCTAGGACACCCCGTTTCCTGAGGCGTGGAGGAGCGTCGCCCCCGGAGTAAGCCGCCCGTGCCTCGTCCCGGCAG carries:
- the EXOSC2 gene encoding exosome complex component RRP4 isoform X2 — its product is MAMEMRLPVARKPLSESLGRETKKHLVVPGDTITTDTGFMRGHGTYMGEEKLIASVAGSVERVNKLVCVKALKTRYHGEVGDIVVGRITERRRSAKDELAMRGFLQEGDLISAEVQAVFSDGAVSLHTRSLKYGKLGQGVLVQVSPSLVKRQKTHFHDLPCGASVILGNNGFIWIYPTPEHKEEDAGGFTANLEPVSLADREVISRLRNCIISLATQRMLLYDTSILYCYEASLPHQIKDILKPEIMEEIVMETRQRLLEQEG
- the EXOSC2 gene encoding exosome complex component RRP4 isoform X1, producing the protein MAMEMRLPVARKPLSESLGRETKKHLVVPGDTITTDTGFMRGHGTYMGEEKLIASVAGSVERVNKLVCVKALKTRYHGEVGDIVVGRITEVQQKRWKVETNSRLDSVLLLSSMNLPGGELRRRSAKDELAMRGFLQEGDLISAEVQAVFSDGAVSLHTRSLKYGKLGQGVLVQVSPSLVKRQKTHFHDLPCGASVILGNNGFIWIYPTPEHKEEDAGGFTANLEPVSLADREVISRLRNCIISLATQRMLLYDTSILYCYEASLPHQIKDILKPEIMEEIVMETRQRLLEQEG